GGTACTGGAGGTCCTCATACAGAACCTCTACAACACAGGGAGGGAGAACACACCATGTTCATTCTCACTTCTACTAACTAGCTTACTCAGAAATGAAGGTCACTTGTACTGAACTACTTGTAAAGATACTGTTCATTAACACCATAAGGCCGCTACAGAAACCGTCTCCAGGACTGAGAGGAAAACAGTTCCATAAAGGGGTTCTTGTAAATGTCAACTATGATGAAACACTAACACTGTAGCCTAAAGCAAAATGCCACATTGTGATACAGGCCAGCGCCCACTATTCACTCACCTTCCACCTTCAAGACAAATCCTTCATCTTTGCTGCTCCCGGACAGTTCAGTCACAGTGATCACGTAGAAGCCAGTGTCCTGAATACGTAGGTCCGACAGTCCCATAGATCCATTAGTGTATGTGTGGACTCTGTCCATGTATTCCTCTGATACATTGGTAAACCCACCAGGTTGCCACGCCCCAATGTCTCTGCTCACCCTGCCAGACATAAAGGTCCACTGTATGGTGGGAGTCCCAACACAGGATATGTCCACAGAGAACAATACATCCTGTTGGACAGGCCTGGTCAGACTCTGCTGTGGAGACCGTATGGAGATGGCTCCAGCTGccagaggaagggaaagagaggaacAGTGCTGGTTAATGTATGATAGAGAGAACTTGATATATATGATTTGTATTTTAGAATCAGATAAATCAACATATTTTGACCCACACACTGTTTTATTGAACATATTATTCCAAACACAGACTTTTACATTTATATTGGCCTATTTCATACTGATGGGGTTGCTGTCATCAAATTACTTTGAGATGGCTCATTGGCATGTGATTCTAGCGCTTCGCTCatctcaaatcaaagtttatcgGTTGCGTatacagatttgcagatgttatcgcaggtgcagcgaaatgctagTGTTTCAagcttcaacagtgcagtaatacctagaaaatacaaaacaatacacacgttaaccctcgcaaggctgctggcccagacagcatccccagccacgtcctcagagcatatgcagaccagctggctggagtgtttacagaaaTATTCAATCTATCCCTATCCGTCTGTTGACCCCACGtgtttcaagatgtccaccattgtttccTGTACCCAGGAAAGCAaatgtaactgaactaaatgacgatcggcccgtagcactcacttctgtcatcatgaagtgctttgagagactagtcaaggatcatatcacctctaccttacctgacaccctaccccgccctgtgaaactgggtcctggacatcctgacaggccgcccctgggtggtgaaggtaggaaacaacacctccacttcgctgatcctcaacaatgggGCCCCACAAGAATGCatgcttagccccctcctgtactccctgttcacccatgaccgcGTGGCCAcacacgcttccaactcaatcatcaagtttgcagacgtcacaacagtagtaggcttgattaccaacaatgacgagacatcgaggaggtgagggccctgggagtgtggtgccaggtaaataacctctcacccaacatcaacaaaacaaaggagatgatcgtggacttcaggaaacagcagagtcaGTGTGCCGAAGGAGGCGCAACAGTGTcttt
Above is a window of Oncorhynchus kisutch isolate 150728-3 linkage group LG18, Okis_V2, whole genome shotgun sequence DNA encoding:
- the LOC109909248 gene encoding V-set and transmembrane domain-containing protein 5, giving the protein MWPLRLWDAQEVALFLSLTLYVCHLAGAISIRSPQQSLTRPVQQDVLFSVDISCVGTPTIQWTFMSGRVSRDIGAWQPGGFTNVSEEYMDRVHTYTNGSMGLSDLRIQDTGFYVITVTELSGSSKDEGFVLKVEEVLYEDLQYLAVFAVGLASLAGFLMVSMWLMDKAYCRIKAWRQRRQMPENDVTDLQPL